Below is a genomic region from Candidatus Polarisedimenticolia bacterium.
ATTCCTCACGTCCTGGCCGCGATAGATCTGCTGGTCCTCGCCTCAACCTCTGAGGGGCTGCCGAACGTGGTGCTGGAAGCCATGGCTGCCGGAAGACCGGTGATCTCCACCCGCGTGGGTGGGTGCTCCGAGATCATCGACGATGGAGCCACGGGGTATCTCACCGATTCCGGGGACCGGGAAGCACTCGCCCGGAGAGTGACGGAGGTTCTTTCCTCACCGGACCGCGGCCGGAGCCTCGGCGAAGCGGGTCGGCGACGCGCCATCTCCGAGTTCAGCACCGCGGATCTGCTCCGGCCCATGGAGCAGATCTATACCCGAATGCGTGAGACGAGCCGCCAGACCGCCGCCCATATGGCGCGTTGAACGAAGAGACCCGGGCCTTCCAGGAAACCAGCTGATGGCGACAAAGCTCGAAGGGCCTCTGAAGCGGGAGCTCGAGGTGGGGGGGGACACCTATATCCTCACGATCGATCCCGACGGGCTGAAGCTCGTCCCGAAGGGGAAGCGCAAGGGACAGGAGCTGGCCTGGAAGGATCTGATCAGTGGAGAGGCCGCTCTCGCCGTCGCCTTGAACGCCTCCCTCAAAAAGCAGCTGAAATAGCTGACCTTTCCAAAGCCCTCCCGCTGGATTGCATCCGGGCAACCTTGGCACCTGCCGCCTCGTATGAGGTAAGGTTCAGCCCGCCTGATTGATGCCTACGGGGGATTCTGCCGATGACAAGATTGTCGTGGATAATTCTTTCATCGTTCGTAATTGTGTTCTTGAGTCTCGCTGCGCTTCCTTGCCAGGCCTCGGCGGCCCCACAGCCTTCGAAAACTCCTCCGGCCTCCATCCTGGGGCCATGTCATCGTTCCGATCTGGATGAAAAGGCGCTCTGCGGCAAGGTCGAGGTCTTCGAGGACCGGAAGGCACGGACGGGGCGAAAGATTTCCCTCAACATCATCGTGGTGCCGGCAACGGGCCAGCCTCACGCGACCGATCCGGTCTTCTGGCTGCATGGCGGTCCGGGGGCCGCGTCCACCGAGCTCGCCGGCGAGTCGAACGATGGGTTCCTGGGGCTTCTGAAGAGTCGCCGAGATCTCGTCTTCGTCGATCAGCGCGGAACCGGTGAGTCGAATCCCCTTCAATGCGACCTGGGAGACGATCCTGCCGATCTCGCCGGCTTCTTCGGGCCGCTGTTCCCGCCCGAGAAGGTACGTGCCTGCCGCCAGCAGCTGGAAAAGGTCGCGAACCTCAAGCTCTATACAACACCCATCGCCATGGACGACCTCGACGAAGTGCGCGCGGCTCTCGGCTACGACAAGATCAACCTGGTGGCGGCCTCCTATGGAACGATCGCGGCCTTCGTCTACATGCGCCAGCATCCCGAGCACGTGCGCGCCGTGTTTCTCGCCGGGGTAGCCAACACCAACGTCCGGCAGCCGCTGCCCTTCGCCGCGGCCGCGCAGCACTCGATGGAGCTTCTCTTCACCGATTGCGCCGCCGATCCCGAGTGCGGCAGGAATTTCCCCAATCTGCGCGACGAGTTCAACGCCGTGTTGAAGAGATTCGACGCAGGTCCGGTCACCGCCAGGCTCACCAATCCGATGACCCAACAGCTCGTGTCGGTGTCGATACCGCGCGAGAACTTCGTCGAGCGGATCCGGCTGTTGCTCTACACGACCGAGTCAGCACGCTACCTCCCCTGGATCATCCACAGCGCCCGCCAGGATGATTTCCTGCCGTTCGAGGCCATCTCCCTGCGCTACAACGTGGGAAGCATCCTGGCGCGCGGCATGTACTTCACCGTGACCTGCTCGGAGAGCGTCCCCTTCATCACGGATGAGGACATCCGCCGGGAAACCCGCGATACCTTCGTTGGCGATTACCGCGTCCGGGCGCACCAGGAAGCCTGCAAGGAGTGGCCGAAAGGAGACATCCCGCGGAGCTACACCCAGCAGGTGGACTCTTCCCTTCCCGTCCTGATGATTTCCGGAGAGCTGGACGGATCGGTGACTCCGAAGCTCGCGGCCGAGGCGCTGGCGCACCTGCCAAAGGGCCGTCGTGTTCCCATCCGTTACTATGGCCACCAGGTCGACGATGCCTGCGTCTGGCGGATGATCTCGGACTTCATCGAGGCGGCCTCGACCGAGAAAATCGACGCCTCCTGCGCCGACAAGATACGCCGCCCCTCGTTCCCCAAAGAGCTCAAGGTCCAGTTCTAGGTTCATCCGCCTCCCTCGAGCGGCATTCCGCGCAACCATGCCTCCATCAAGGCTTTCCAGCCAGGTCCCCCCATTGCCGTGACGCGGGGCTTTATGTATAGTTCTTGCAGGGTTGCCGAAGAGTCACAATCCGAAGTGAGGGTCACTCCCATGCAGATGAATCGCCACCTTGGCCGGGGGAGGGCCATTTCGTCCTCCCTGGCCGCAGTCGCTTGTCTTCTCGCCTGGTCGTCCGCGCAGGCGGCAAACCGCCCGAGCATGCAAGAGCTCCTCGCCACGCAAAAACTCGAAAAGGTCCAGACTCCCGTTCCTCTCCCACTGCGCATCGCTTCGGTCGTGGTCTCCGAGGAGGCGGGAAAGAACGGCGATGTCGACGACCGCTGGGATTCCCGCGATGCGTTCCGGGGGACCTATGCCGACGAGTTTCGCCAGGGGCTCGCCTATTACCTGAAGGAGCGGGGCTTCAAGGTGGTCTCCTCCAAGGGGGCCATATCGGCCCGGATTTACATCGACCGGTTCAAAGGCTTCAAGCGATCGGGCCAGTATGGGGGTGACCTGAGAGGAACGATGGTCCTGCGGCTCAACGGCAAGGAGATCGGCAGCAATCAGCTTTTCGAGAACATCAGCTACGAGGACGACTCGGAGGAGCAGGCTGCTTTTGCCAAGGAGTTCTATCTCGAGAAGGTGAGCTTCCCAACGGTTCTCTTCTACAACCTGACCGTCAGCTTGTATGACTCCATCGCGCAGGGAATTCAGGAGGCCGCCTCCGACGCCGGCCTCGAGATCCCGCCGCCTGTCCAGGGAAGGGCCCCCATGCTTCGCGAAGGCATCCCGGCGGCGGTCCCCGCGGTGGCTCCGCCACCTCCGCCGGTCCACGAGGCTGCTCCGCCGGTGGCTCTCAAGACGGTGCCTCCGCCGAGGCCCCCGCGTGAGATGCCCAAGACCGGCATCCTGACGATTGAAAGCACTCCGGATGACGCCGAAATCTACCTGGACTCCAGGCTGCTGGCCACGACGCCGGCGAGGAGACTGCACCTTTCCGCGGGCGACCACTCCATCATGGTCAAGAAGGCGGGTTACG
It encodes:
- a CDS encoding alpha/beta fold hydrolase is translated as MSLAALPCQASAAPQPSKTPPASILGPCHRSDLDEKALCGKVEVFEDRKARTGRKISLNIIVVPATGQPHATDPVFWLHGGPGAASTELAGESNDGFLGLLKSRRDLVFVDQRGTGESNPLQCDLGDDPADLAGFFGPLFPPEKVRACRQQLEKVANLKLYTTPIAMDDLDEVRAALGYDKINLVAASYGTIAAFVYMRQHPEHVRAVFLAGVANTNVRQPLPFAAAAQHSMELLFTDCAADPECGRNFPNLRDEFNAVLKRFDAGPVTARLTNPMTQQLVSVSIPRENFVERIRLLLYTTESARYLPWIIHSARQDDFLPFEAISLRYNVGSILARGMYFTVTCSESVPFITDEDIRRETRDTFVGDYRVRAHQEACKEWPKGDIPRSYTQQVDSSLPVLMISGELDGSVTPKLAAEALAHLPKGRRVPIRYYGHQVDDACVWRMISDFIEAASTEKIDASCADKIRRPSFPKELKVQF
- a CDS encoding PEGA domain-containing protein; the encoded protein is MQELLATQKLEKVQTPVPLPLRIASVVVSEEAGKNGDVDDRWDSRDAFRGTYADEFRQGLAYYLKERGFKVVSSKGAISARIYIDRFKGFKRSGQYGGDLRGTMVLRLNGKEIGSNQLFENISYEDDSEEQAAFAKEFYLEKVSFPTVLFYNLTVSLYDSIAQGIQEAASDAGLEIPPPVQGRAPMLREGIPAAVPAVAPPPPPVHEAAPPVALKTVPPPRPPREMPKTGILTIESTPDDAEIYLDSRLLATTPARRLHLSAGDHSIMVKKAGYVDWVREFTVLEDTDLTLKATLEPNSPPQEQPEEEILKQ